DNA sequence from the Cyprinus carpio isolate SPL01 chromosome B13, ASM1834038v1, whole genome shotgun sequence genome:
GAACTCATACTTCCACCATCCAACACCCTAGACAGAAACAAACATATGTTAAACTGGGAATCCAACTTAAAGATCtgtaattatagaaaaaaaaaaatccatccatccatccttacCCCATGCAGACAGTATGAGCCACTCAGAAACTCCTTGATCAGCTGTTCATCAGTCAGACGAGAGATGTGGGTGGTGCCAACGGTGACCTGGGCTTGCCCGCCCACTGTCAGGGGCTTATGGGTAGAGGTATATGCCTCTTCTTTCACTGGAGATGTATCCTCCTGAGCAAGGgagacatacatttttaaaaaatatttttacaataataatttatattaaatacatttttatatacttgTCAGAACTACTTTTTGCAGCAGTTATTCGTTACCGCCCCTTATCCCTAAGTAGGTTAGTGTGAATGCAGAAGGCGGCAGATGCATACTCACCCTGGATCCTCTCTGATCTCTTTCGCCACTTGAGCTGAACGGTGGTTTGAGCAGCTCTTCCTGCTCACGATCCAGCTGGGACAGACTCTGAGGTCTGAGAGGGGAGCCACCCAGAGCCTGGCAAAAGATGTCATTCACTGGGGACAACTTGAACCTGAGGAAAGATGGGCTGGATTCGGTCACAAAGGACTAAAAATGGAAATTGactgaatgtgtttgtgtatgtaccTGTATTTGGGGTGTGGACAGAGGAGGGGTGTGAGCACCACTACTTCATACTGACAGGTGATGACCTCAGCGATCGTGAGGATCTCATGTTTTGCCTCCGGGTGGCAGACGTACAGCACTGTGGTAGAGCGAGGTTTATTCTCTTTCAGAGAGCATTCGGTCCCATGTGCCATCTCTACGGGATAGTATGGGGTCAGCTGACCCTCTATATTCTTTGTTGGCACCTGGGAACACAAAGAGAGTTTTAAAAAATCCTCAGGTGACACACATTACCTACCTTTATATTTAACAGCTACAAACCTGTGTGTTGGCGTTTGATCTTTCTGATTCAGAGTCACTGGATTTTTCCATTTCTGATTCTGAGGAGCAAATAATATattgatcaaatatttaatactttactagaatatgtaaagaaataattaaaaaaacctaaGCTTAAAAAATTAACCAACCTGCACTCTCTTTTTTCATGGTACCCAGATAGTATTCCTGAATGCTGATCTTCTGAGGAACCATTGAAATGTTTATATCACTTAGAAATATCTTAATATAATCAATCCACATAcacaaatgtttgggatcagtaagattttaatacttttattcagcaaggatgtattaaatggatcaggtaacactgaagactggagtaatagctgctgagaattcagctttaccgtcacagaaataaatatatcaattgaaatcagttattttaacttaattaattaagtaatgatattttactattactgttttgactatttttaaacaaataaatgaagtcttggtgagcataaaagacgtctttcaaaaacattcccaAAATTTaacaatcccaaacttttgagtatTACTGTATGCATTTCTAATAAAATGTATggaacaatataaatataaggaTCTGGCATGTTCTTTAATAGCAAACATCATAACCTGTGATTTTACCTGCCCAGTCTCCTTGTCCTCATGGTACTGCCGTACATGCTTCCCGTGGCACACTTCATATGTCCAGTATGACTCGATCTGTCACAGTTGTAATAAAAGCAATTCATATGGCCGTGTTTCTAAACTATAACAGAAACTGAGCAATGAAACTCACTCTGTAGGAGCAGCTGCTCTGTTTGAACAACAGCTCCAGCAGCTCAGCTGGACTCGGTCCATCATACTCCTTAACGTCATCCCAAAAATGAGACggatttaataataaattggtCAAATAAAACGGAAATAAACGATACACAAAATGGCTCGAgataataacaacacaaaaactgGCCATGCATAACCACACCTCCTGGTTGCCGGACAAAGATGGCAATAAACAtttgtacttttctttttctgcagtTGTCATGATAACATAGTCATCTTCTTTGTACAGCCCTCCTGACGTTGACTGCAGAGAAAGGGATATTATTACATATTAGTGCATGTTTAACTTCTGCAGATGCAAATAACAACTGACAAGTCCATGAGATCCAGAGAGATTAACTAAACAGCTCTACTCGCTATTTTTGCACTTTAAAACTTCCTAATGCTGTTAGAGAGAATATTAACACTACAAGACGGTTCAAAACAAAACAGGACACATCCAGCTGTTATGAAGCGACCTCAGCCAACAAGCTGACAACTAAATAAACATGTTTGTATTTACAGCTGTCATGCGAAACGTCTGGGTTTATTAGATGTCAAGACTCACCAGGGTGAAGTCTGCCCCGGGCCATTTGATTTTGAAGGGGATTTCATCAGAAAACACATGAGATCCTGCACGATTTGCAGACACTCCAACCCAAATCAGACCCAAAAACCAACGCCAAAACGGCCGCATCGCCCCTGATGAGTCTCTAAAAGCGCTATCGGGACATTAGACAGAGACAGCTGGAGGAGAAGGGTCAGGAACACGGTTACTACATGTAATCAGTGAGATCTAATAGCCACCTGGCTGCTGATAGTTTGACTAGAGTTAAAATAGGAAGCGCATCGGGACTTTGTCATCTTGCCACGTCCGTTTCCGGCATCAGACGGAAATTACCCTCAGCCAATAGCGCGTGAGGAGCATGAGCCGCTGTTAGTACTGCTGTCCAAATAtacatatatcaaataaatacttatattttgGACGATTACGAAAATATTACTTGTTGTGTAAGAGGGTCCATCTGTTTCaatcaataatattttaagaaattgcaACTGTATTCATAAGCAAATATTTTACGTTTTCTTGTTTATATACacgtttataaattaaattttctccAATAAATGACTTTAGGTTGTTGTCTTGTTTATACAAacgtttatgtattttttagaacatttcttaaagttttttcttctaataataattaagtgGCACAATGGgcaaaaaaaagcaaagttaTATTACTTCacaaaatatctaataaaaataacaccGATTTACTGCTATTTTCAAATACATTAGGACTCAAATAATAAGCctacaatatttgtttttatccaaaatattgctttcctttttaattatgtTGTATCTTTGTATAGGctattggaaaaataaataaaacaatgtaaaagatTTAATTGCAGTGATTCACTGTTAAAAATCATGTCTTGCTACATACAAAGGGATAAATATTAGTGTAATATTTGGATAAGGATAATAATAAGGATAATTGTATACTTTGACAATTCTGAGCTTTTTAACATGCACTACATGCATTTCAATATATCTTCTCATAAGACTATTCCCTGATCTTCAGCTTTCCTCTGCTGAGTGGTTCTGTCCCATCAGGCTTCAGATAACCTCAGCAAGGACTAACATCAGCCAGAGCATATCATATTTCTCcagagtgttcatttaaaactatcAACCACAAAATGATCTCAACGCCAGCAGAGATGAGCATTTTCAGATTTTCACCAGTCCTTTCTttatcacccccccccccttttctttTCCATCTacaatacatgtttttaatttgtatgcaACATGTGAAGGGTATTGTAAATTTAATAGCTCGTGCTATTTTCATAAGCAGCCAATTTAGTCTGAATGGTCTATTTTCCAGAATAATGGCTGGCAAAAATAGATTTCATTTCCCTTCTAGTGAAGAGGTTACTATTTTCGTAGTGAGTGTCATACTTAAATGGCCTTTCCACATGGTTTGTAGATCactgaataaattatgtattttcatGTCGTAGCAGGTCTTTTGATGCTGGAGACGAGAGCCTCTCTTAATGCCACTAGAAATGAAAGCAAAGCTGAGAGCTTTGAGTGGAAAGTGGACCTCAATCATAGTCCATTCAAAGGAGGGCAGAACCTGCTTCTTTGTATAACTATTTGATGATCCTGATGGTTGAATCTTTGTATTATCTGTACGGTATCAAATAAACGTACAAATTTATGATTCAAAACTTCTGATTGTTTacactaaaatgtattattgtctAAGGTTTTTGCCCATGGAATGAAAGTCAGTAGGGTCCAAAACTACACTCGACAACATTACAGTATGGACAAAGAACAgagacattttacaatataatattctGATATTATCTTTTGTGTCctacagaagacagaaagtcatacaggttcagaatgacatgagggtgagaaaattatgccagaatttgaatttttgggtgaactattgctttaagaacAATAGTCTATAGtctgataaataaaagaaaaaacactggaTCCTGACAAATATGATGTATTCCTCAAGGCTGCATCTCTGTACTAATATTTAGGTCATCATTGTGCCCGAATACAAATTCTGACAGCTGTCATATGAGGTTTTTTGTTAAGAACAAAGATGTCAATTCTTTCTCTACTGCAAACAAAACATAGTTCATGCAAAATTTATAGTTACTAATATCTTATAAAACATTTCTCTCCCCACAGAAAACGTGcctttctgtttctctcagaAAAACAATGAGCTTCTTTACAACGATGCTTTCTTTTGTCTCTGAAATTAAGCCTAAGCCCTTCTTATCCAGTAGAGGGCGCAGTCGTTCTGATAACTGGGTTTGTACCTATGGCTTGTACACCCCTAATGTGATGTCCTAGGTTGCTAGCGTGCTTCGCTTGGCAATTACGTTCATCTGCCGGTCGAAGTGAACAGTGTGAAGCAGCCTGTGTAGGGAGTAGGGACACTGAGGCAGCGTTGGCTCTGGACAGAGGAAATGACACAATGACCCTCTAAAGTCCCTGCCCAGGTTCCAGTGCTCTTCGAGCAGCGTCTTATGCCCCGGGGTGTG
Encoded proteins:
- the LOC109095800 gene encoding endoplasmic reticulum lectin 1-like isoform X1, encoding MRPFWRWFLGLIWVGVSANRAGSHVFSDEIPFKIKWPGADFTLSTSGGLYKEDDYVIMTTAEKEKYKCLLPSLSGNQEDDVKEYDGPSPAELLELLFKQSSCSYRIESYWTYEVCHGKHVRQYHEDKETGQKISIQEYYLGTMKKESAESEMEKSSDSESERSNANTQVPTKNIEGQLTPYYPVEMAHGTECSLKENKPRSTTVLYVCHPEAKHEILTIAEVITCQYEVVVLTPLLCPHPKYRFKLSPVNDIFCQALGGSPLRPQSLSQLDREQEELLKPPFSSSGERDQRGSREDTSPVKEEAYTSTHKPLTVGGQAQVTVGTTHISRLTDEQLIKEFLSGSYCLHGGVGWWKYEFCYGKHVHQYHENKEQGKNIVVVGSWNTDDHINWAKKNVARSYHLKDDGAQKVRVVSHFYGHGDNCDLTGKPRQVIVKLKCKESESPHAVTVYMLEPQTCQYILGVESPVICKVLDTADENGLLSVPS
- the LOC109095800 gene encoding endoplasmic reticulum lectin 1-like isoform X2, whose protein sequence is MRPFWRWFLGLIWVGVSANRAGSHVFSDEIPFKIKWPGADFTLSTSGGLYKEDDYVIMTTAEKEKYKCLLPSLSGNQEDDVKEYDGPSPAELLELLFKQSSCSYRIESYWTYEVCHGKHVRQYHEDKETGQISIQEYYLGTMKKESAESEMEKSSDSESERSNANTQVPTKNIEGQLTPYYPVEMAHGTECSLKENKPRSTTVLYVCHPEAKHEILTIAEVITCQYEVVVLTPLLCPHPKYRFKLSPVNDIFCQALGGSPLRPQSLSQLDREQEELLKPPFSSSGERDQRGSREDTSPVKEEAYTSTHKPLTVGGQAQVTVGTTHISRLTDEQLIKEFLSGSYCLHGGVGWWKYEFCYGKHVHQYHENKEQGKNIVVVGSWNTDDHINWAKKNVARSYHLKDDGAQKVRVVSHFYGHGDNCDLTGKPRQVIVKLKCKESESPHAVTVYMLEPQTCQYILGVESPVICKVLDTADENGLLSVPS